A DNA window from Vigna angularis cultivar LongXiaoDou No.4 chromosome 1, ASM1680809v1, whole genome shotgun sequence contains the following coding sequences:
- the LOC108322141 gene encoding uncharacterized protein LOC108322141 yields MMARFISKSKTLLRHSQSPKVLIVCHRYRSSEAMKSKWVEIEGVKLLEDHAHRVMVMKATPDWLPFLPGSSFWVPPPPSPFLPKFSIPTQPFLLQAVATPRGTELTVQLKVMAPTENVALSEDEEG; encoded by the exons ATGATGGCCAGGTTCATCTCCAAGTCCAAGACGCTGCTTCGTCATTCCCAATCCCCCAAGGTCCTGATTGTGTGCCACCGCTACCGATCTTCGGAAGCCATGAAATCGAAGTGGGTGGAGATTGAAGGGGTGAAGTTGCTGGAGGACCATGCCCACCGTGTTATGGTCATGAAGGCCACACCCGATTGGCTTCCCTTCCTTCCCGGTTCCTCCTTCTGGGTCCCTCCTCCTCCCTCCCCCTTTCTCCCCAAATTCTCCATTCCCACTCAACCCTTCTTACTTCAAG CTGTTGCCACCCCACGAGGGACGGAACTTACTGTGCAACTTAAGGTTATGGCGCCCACTGAAAACGTGGCCCTCTCTGAAGACGAGGAAGGATGA
- the LOC108322191 gene encoding uncharacterized protein LOC108322191 — MPPAVMDPPLPESSSVLSFSSDIVFPGTEPDNRRFGNLRGLQWRINLGVLPSSSIDDLRRATANSRRRYASLRGRLLVDPHVVKDESSLPNLVMDNPLSQNPDSTWSRFFRNAEIERMIDQDLSRLYPEHGNYFQTPGCQGILRRILLLWCHRHPECGYRQGMHELLAPVLYVLQYDVECLLEVRKLYEDHFTDRFDDLLCQENDLSYNFDFRKSSDSMEDGIDSNGNAMKIKSLDELDPKIQNIVLLSDAYGAEGELGIVLSEKFIEHDAYCMFDALMNGARGSISMIDFFSYSPLPGSHTGLPPVIEASAALYHLLSHVDSSLHAHLVDLGVEPQYFALRWLRVLFGREFSLSNLLIIWDEIFLSDNSKVEKHVEDNADSGFRIFNSFRGAFISAMAVAMMLHLRSSLLAAENPTTCLQRLLNFPENTDIEKLIEKAKSLQALALSTEISSSMPSFVEYHNQAKPVIARSHTLSSESISPKTPVNSVPESYWEKKWRVVHKAEELKQDGVEKQVPSRKKGWTEKVKFSLRRTESDPSSPRSRSGKKESKSPVRRNLLEDLSKELGFEEDTEKLNSHDNLPVTVEAEQREDGSACSNCCSPADRCLSQNTSSVENSPAMSCSASPRNEANDLKNDCEKSSVGSNLSLDGTSEASLSSPFDSRLPIPDHPENVSNTTGRDNNISAGNSTAHSKERKLNKFQWLWKLGRNNGEFTLEKGSDASEAVKPANSCDDQSNTVPSSTANTHCSPLGYKGESTEQNMTDTMRNIGQSMLEHIQVIEKAFQQWGEGAPLDNMSENVVLGEEQVTPMSALKELRKISNLLSEI; from the exons ATGCCGCCGGCTGTGATGGATCCACCATTGCCGGAATCATCGTCGGTGCTGTCTTTTTCCTCCGACATCGTTTTTCCGGGAACGGAGCCGGATAATCGGCGATTCGGGAATCTTAGAGGTCTACAGTGGCGTATAAATCTTGGGGTATTGCCATCTTCTTCCATTGATGATCTTCGTCGAGCCACTGCTAATTCTAGAAGGAG GTATGCCAGTTTGAGAGGGCGCCTTTTGGTTGATCCTCATGTTGTAAAGGATGAAAGTAGTTTGCCCAATCTTGTCATGGATAACCCACTTTCACAAAATCCAG ACAGTACATGGAGTCGCTTTTTTCGCAATGCAGAAATAGAGAGGATGATTGATCAGGATTTGTCTCGTTTATACCCAGAACATGGCAACTATTTCCAGACGCCAGGATGCCAAGGCATATTGAGACGAATTTTATTACTATGGTGTCACAGACACCCAGAGTGTGGTTACAGACAAG GAATGCATGAATTACTTGCTCCGGTGCTTTATGTACTCCAATATGATGTGGAGTGTCTTTTAGAAGTTCGAAAGCTTTATGAAGATCACTTCACTGACAGATTTGATGACCTCCTTTGTCAAGAAAATGATCTTTCTTATAACTTTGATTTTAGAAAATCTTCTGACTCGATGGAGGATGGAATTGACTCCAATGGAAATGCAATGAAAATCAAGAGTCTTGATGAGCTTGACCCCAAGATACAGAACATTGTGTTGCTAAGTGACGCTTATGGGGCAGAAGGTGAACTGGGCATTGTTTTATCTGAGAAATTCATCGAACATGATGCTTATTGTATGTTTGATGCTTTGATGAATGGGGCTCGTGGTTCAATTTCAATGATCGATTTCTTCTCCTATTCCCCTTTGCCTGggtcccatactggcttgcctCCTGTAATTGAAGCTTCTGCTGCATTGTATCATTTGTTGTCTCATGTGGATTCATCTCTGCATGCCCATCTTGTTGATCTCGGGGTTGAACCTCAGTACTTTGCTCTCCGCTGGTTGCGAGTTTTATTTGGACGAGAATTTTCACTCAGCAACCTTCTAATAATCTGGGATGAAATCTTTTTATCAGATAATAGTAAAGTGGAAAAACATGTCGAGGACAATGCAGACTCTGGTTTTAGGATCTTCAATTCGTTTCGTGGAGCATTTATCTCTGCTATGGCAGTAGCAATGATGCTTCATTTAAGATCTTCACTTCTTGCTGCAGAAAATCCTACAACCTGTCTTCAGAGATTATTAAACTTCCCTGAGAACACGGATATTGAAAAACTAATAGAGAAGGCTAAATCCTTGCAGGCTCTTGCATTAAGTACTGAGATTTCATCGTCAATGCCTTCATTCGTAGAGTATCATAACCAGGCCAAACCAGTTATTGCAAGATCTCACACCCTTTCATCTGAATCAATCTCTCCGAAAACTCCTGTGAATTCGGTACCTGAGAGCTACTGGGAAAAAAAGTGGAGAGTTGTCCACAAGGCTGAAGAACTCAAACAAGATGGGGTGGAAAAACAGGTTCCATCTCGGAAGAAGGGATGGACAGAAAAGGTGAAGTTCAGTTTGAGAAGAACAGAATCTGACCCCTCTTCACCAAGGTCTAGGAGTGGTAAAAAGGAATCCAAGTCACCAGTTAGACGCAATTTGTTAGAAGATCTATCTAAGGAACTTGGCTTTGAGGAAGATACTGAAAAACTCAACAGTCATGATAATCTACCTGTAACAGTTGAAGCGGAGCAACGGGAAGACGGTTCGGCATGCAGCAACTGTTGTTCTCCTGCAGATAGATGTCTAAGTCAAAACACAAGTAGTGTGGAAAACTCACCTGCTATGTCTTGCTCAGCTAGCCCTCGTAACGAGGCTAATGATCTCAAAAATGACTGTGAGAAGAGTAGTGTTGGATCTAATTTATCCCTTGATGGAACTAGTGAAGCCTCACTTAGTAGTCCCTTTGATTCACGTCTTCCAATCCCTGATCATCCTGAGAACGTATCAAACACAACAGGAAGAGATAATAATATTTCTGCTGGAAATTCAACCGCCCATTCCAAGGAGAGAAAATTGAACAAATTTCAGTGGCTATGGAAGCTTGGACGGAATAATGGTGAGTTTACTTTAGAGAAAGGAAGTGATGCTTCTGAGGCAGTAAAACCTGCCAACAGTTGTGATGATCAAAGCAATACAGTACCCTCTTCTACAGCCAATACGCATTGTAGTCCTCTCGGTTACAAAGGGGAATCTACAGAGCAGAATATGACGGACACTATGAGGAATATTGGGCAGTCAATGCTTGAGCATATCCAG GTGATAGAGAAAGCTTTCCAACAGTGGGGAGAGGGAGCACCATTGGATAACATGTCTGAAAATGTTGTGTTGGGTGAAGAGCAGGTTACTCCCATGTCAGCTCTGAAGGAGCTACGTAAAATCAGCAATCTTTTGTCTGAGATATGA
- the LOC108322183 gene encoding subtilisin-like protease SBT2.5 yields MRLLEFGCVLVVVSALLISGDAEIYIVTVEGEPIISYTGGISGFEATAVESDDKIDTESELVTSYARHLEKKHDMLLGLLFEEGTYQKLYSYRHLINGFAVHISPEQAETLRRAPGVKSVERDWKVRKHTTHTPQFLGLPTGVWPTGGGFDRAGEDIVIGFVDSGIYPHHPSFATHNAEPYGPVPKYRGKCEADPDTKRSYCNGKIVGAQHFAQAAIAAGAFNPIIDFASPLDGDGHGSHTASIAAGNNGIPVRMHGHEFGRASGMAPRARIAVYKALYRLFGGYIADVVAAIDQAVYDGVDILSLSVGPNSPPAATRTTFLNPFDATLLGAVKAGVFVAQAAGNGGPFPKTMVSYSPWIASVAAAIDDRRYKNHLMLGNGKILAGIGLSPSTHLNETYTLVAANDVLLDSSVMRYSPTDCQRPELLNKNLIKGNILLCGYSFNFVVGTASIKKVSETAKALGAVGFVLCVENVSPGTKFDPVPVGLPGILITDASYSKELINYYNITTPRDWTGRVKRFEGTGKIGDGLMPILHKSAPQVALFSARGPNIKDFSFQEADLLKPDILAPGSLIWAAWCPNGTDEPNYVGEGFAMISGTSMSAPHIAGIAALIKQKHPHWSPAAIKSALMTTSTTLDRAGNPLLAQQTSESEALKLVKATPFDYGSGHVDPTAALDPGLIFDAGYEDYLGFLCTTPGIDIHEIRNYTHTPCNTTMGKPSNLNTPSITISHLVRTQVVTRTVTNVAEEETYVITARMEPAVAIEVNPPAMTIKAGASRQFSVTLTVRSVRGTYSFGEVLMKGNRGHKVRIPVLANGYRR; encoded by the exons ATGAGATTGTTGGAGTTTGGGTGTGTGTTGGTTGTTGTATCTGCACTTCTGATTTCTGGGGATGCTGAGATTTACATAGTAACTGTTGAAGGTGAGCCTATCATAAGTTACACTGGAGGTATTAGTGGGTTTGAAGCTACTGCAGTGGAATCTGATGATAAGATTGATACCGAAAG TGAATTGGTTACTTCATATGCTCGCCATCTTGAGAAAAAACATGACATGCTTCTTGGTTTGCTGTTTGAGGAAGGGACATACCAGAAACTCTATAGCTATCGACATCTTATAAATGGGTTTGCTGTTCATATTTCACCGGAACAG GCAGAAACTCTAAGACGTGCTCCGGGAGTGAAATCTGTTGAGAGGGACTGGAAAGTGAGGAAACATACAACACATACCCCACAATTTTTAGGGCTTCCAACTGGGGTTTGGCCAACTGGAGGTGGCTTTGATAGGGCTGGAGAAGACATTGTCATTGGATTTGTGGACTCAGGGATCTATCCTCATCACCCAAGTTTTGCAACTCATAATGCTGAGCCATATGGGCCAGTTCCAAAATATAGAGGAAAATGTGAAGCTGATCCGGATACTAAAAGAAGTTACTGCAACGGCAAGATTGTTGGAGCACAACATTTTGCTCAGGCTGCAATAGCTGCTGGGGCATTTAACCCTATAATTGATTTTGCGTCTCCTCTAGATGGTGATGGGCATGGAAG TCATACGGCCTCTATTGCAGCTGGAAATAATGGAATTCCTGTGAGAATGCATGGACATGAATTTGGGAGAGCCAGCGGGATGGCACCTCGTGCTAG GATTGCTGTGTACAAGGCACTTTATAGACTGTTTGGAGGGTATATTGCAGATGTAGTTGCTGCAATTGATCAG GCTGTATATGATGGAGTGGATATACTCAGCCTTTCAGTTGGACCCAACAGTCCTCCAGCAGCCACCAGAACTACCTTTTTGAACCCTTTTGATGCTACACTTCTTGGAGCTGTGAAAGCTGGTGTATTTGTTGCACAGGCTGCTGGAAATGGTGGTCCTTTTCCGAAGACAATGGTTTCATATAGTCCATGGATAGCATCGGTAGCAGCTGCAATTGATGATCgtagatataaaaatcatttgatGCTTGGAAATGGAAAAATCTTAGCTGGAATTGGGTTGTCAC CTTCCACACATTTGAACGAAACATACACATTGGTTGCTGCAAATGATGTGTTGCTAGATTCTTCAGTTATGAGGTACAGCCCCACAGATTGCCAGAGACCAGAACTTTTAAACAAGAACTTGATAAAGGGAAATATTCTTCTCTGTGGTTATTCCTTCAATTTTGTTGTTGGCACTGCATCAATCAAGAAAGTCTCAGAAACAGCAAAAGCCCTTGGTGCAGTTGGGTTTGTTCTTTGTGTTGAAAATGTTTCCCCAGGAACAAAATTTGATCCAGTCCCTGTCGGCCTTCCTGGGATTCTTATCACCGATGCCAGCTATTCTAAG gagcttataaattattataatatcacTACACCAAGAGATTGGACTGGACGGGTAAAGAGGTTTGAAGGTACAGGTAAAATTGGTGATGGTTTAATGCCTATTCTGCATAAATCTGCACCACAGGTGGCATTATTCTCTGCAAGAGGACCAAATATAAAGGATTTCAGTTTCCAAGAGGCAGATCTTCTCAAACCAGATATATTAGCTCCTGGTTCATTGATTTGGGCTGCTTGGTGTCCAAATGGAACTGATGAGCCAAATTATGTCG GTGAGGGGTTTGCCATGATCTCTGGAACTAGTATGTCTGCACCACATATAGCTGGAATAGCTGCTCTTATAAAGCAGAAGCATCCTCATTGGAGCCCTGCTGCCATTAAATCAGCCTTGATGACAACATCAACAACTCTAGACAGAGCAGGGAATCCTCTTCTAGCCCAGCAAACATCTGAATCAGAAGCTCTGAAGCTGGTCAAAGCTACTCCTTTTGATTATGGGAGTGGACATGTTGATCCGACAGCTGCCTTGGATCCTGGACTCATCTTTGATGCAg GATACGAGGACTATCTGGGCTTCTTGTGTACAACACCGGGCATTGACATTCATGAGATAAGGAACTACACTCACACACCATGTAACACCACCATGGGCAAGCCATCAAATTTAAACACCCCTTCTATCACAATTTCCCATCTGGTGAGAACTCAAGTTGTCACACGCACGGTCACAAATGTCGCTGAAGAAGAAACCTATGTGATCACAGCCAGAATGGAGCCGGCTGTTGCCATTGAAGTCAATCCTCCGgcaatgactatcaaagcaggTGCATCACGACAGTTTTCAGTGACACTGACAGTTCGGTCAGTGAGAGGAACCTATAGTTTTGGAGAGGTTTTGATGAAAGGGAACAGAGGGCACAAGGTGAGGATTCCTGTTCTGGCCAATGGATACCGAAGATAG
- the LOC108322136 gene encoding oxysterol-binding protein-related protein 4C isoform X1, protein MFKVRWEMEVAKGKEAKKIVLTKPFSIEGESDAEPFYRAPNLLRRLLSLLKNVRPGSDLTNFQLPPVFNLPKSQLQCYGESVYCTSSNLLSKCNSEQSPVDRFTSVVAWSISTTRPSSFGVAPYNPILGETHHVSKGYLNVLLEQVSVNPPVSALHATDEKENIEMIWWQQPVPKFRGTSIETEVHGKRMLKLLNHGETYEMNCPRLSIRILPVPRMDWVGNVNIRCPETGLVAEISYTSSYSLLGFGGNRKLIKGKILDPSLFKVLYEVDGHWDKTVQVKDTKSGEIRVIYDAKEVISGLKTPIIKNAEGVLTSESAVVWGELSEAIMKNEWEKAREEKEGVEEREKKMVRERGMKGESWVPKNFRVSYSKDTREWNCSPIHKWVPLAPIIAP, encoded by the exons ATGTTTAAGGTTAGGTGGGAAATGGAGGTTGCGAAAGGGAAGGAAgctaaaaaaattgttttgaccAAACCCTTCTCAATAGAAGGCGAATCTGACGCAGAGCCGTTTTATAGAGCTCCCAATCTCCTACGTCGCTTGTTAAGTTTACTCAAGAACGTGCGGCCAGGATCAGATCTCACAAACTTCCAG CTGCCGCCTGTGTTTAATTTGCCAAAATCTCAACTCCAATGCTATGGTGAATCAGTGTATTGCACATCTTCCAACTTGCTGAGCAAATGCAACAGTGAGCAGAGTCCAGTGGACAGGTTCACATCTGTGGTAGCATGGAGCATATCTACCACACGCCCTTCATCTTTTGGTGTGGCTCCTTATAATCCTATTCTTGGAGAGACACACCATGTTTCTAAGGGCTATCTCAATGTCCTACTGGAGCAG GTTTCAGTCAACCCTCCTGTGTCTGCCCTCCATGCAACAGATGAGAAGGAAAACATTGAAATGATATGGTGGCAGCAACCTGTTCCAAAATTTCGTG GCACATCCATTGAAACAGAAGTGCATGGTAAACGGATGCTGAAGCTCCTAAATCATGGGGAAACATATGAAATGAATTGTCCTCGCCTTTCAATTAGAATTCTTCCGGTTCCTCGGATGGACTGGGTTGGCAATGTTAATATACGGTGCCCTGAGACAGGTCTTGTTGCTGAAATATCGTACACATCAAGTTACTCGCTTTTAGGATTTGGGGGAAATCGCAAATTGATCAAAGGGAAGATCCTTGACCCATCATTATTCAAAGTTCTCTACGAAGTTGATGGTCATTGGGATAA GACCGTTCAAGTGAAGGATACAAAAAGTGGAGAAATCAGGGTGATATATGATGCAAAAGAAGTCATTTCAGGTCTCAAAACACCTATCATCAAGAATGCAGAG GGTGTGTTGACAAGTGAATCAGCTGTTGTTTGGGGCGAGTTGAGTGAAGCCATAATGAAGAATGAATGGGAGAAAgcaagagaagaaaaggaaggtgtggaagaaagagagaagaagatggTGAGAGAAAGAGGTATGAAAGGAGAAAGTTGGGTTCCTAAGAATTTTAGGGTGTCCTACAGCAAAGACACGAGAGAATGGAACTGTTCACCCATTCATAAATGGGTCCCTTTAGCCCCTATTATAGCTccctaa
- the LOC108322136 gene encoding oxysterol-binding protein-related protein 4C isoform X2, with amino-acid sequence MEVAKGKEAKKIVLTKPFSIEGESDAEPFYRAPNLLRRLLSLLKNVRPGSDLTNFQLPPVFNLPKSQLQCYGESVYCTSSNLLSKCNSEQSPVDRFTSVVAWSISTTRPSSFGVAPYNPILGETHHVSKGYLNVLLEQVSVNPPVSALHATDEKENIEMIWWQQPVPKFRGTSIETEVHGKRMLKLLNHGETYEMNCPRLSIRILPVPRMDWVGNVNIRCPETGLVAEISYTSSYSLLGFGGNRKLIKGKILDPSLFKVLYEVDGHWDKTVQVKDTKSGEIRVIYDAKEVISGLKTPIIKNAEGVLTSESAVVWGELSEAIMKNEWEKAREEKEGVEEREKKMVRERGMKGESWVPKNFRVSYSKDTREWNCSPIHKWVPLAPIIAP; translated from the exons ATGGAGGTTGCGAAAGGGAAGGAAgctaaaaaaattgttttgaccAAACCCTTCTCAATAGAAGGCGAATCTGACGCAGAGCCGTTTTATAGAGCTCCCAATCTCCTACGTCGCTTGTTAAGTTTACTCAAGAACGTGCGGCCAGGATCAGATCTCACAAACTTCCAG CTGCCGCCTGTGTTTAATTTGCCAAAATCTCAACTCCAATGCTATGGTGAATCAGTGTATTGCACATCTTCCAACTTGCTGAGCAAATGCAACAGTGAGCAGAGTCCAGTGGACAGGTTCACATCTGTGGTAGCATGGAGCATATCTACCACACGCCCTTCATCTTTTGGTGTGGCTCCTTATAATCCTATTCTTGGAGAGACACACCATGTTTCTAAGGGCTATCTCAATGTCCTACTGGAGCAG GTTTCAGTCAACCCTCCTGTGTCTGCCCTCCATGCAACAGATGAGAAGGAAAACATTGAAATGATATGGTGGCAGCAACCTGTTCCAAAATTTCGTG GCACATCCATTGAAACAGAAGTGCATGGTAAACGGATGCTGAAGCTCCTAAATCATGGGGAAACATATGAAATGAATTGTCCTCGCCTTTCAATTAGAATTCTTCCGGTTCCTCGGATGGACTGGGTTGGCAATGTTAATATACGGTGCCCTGAGACAGGTCTTGTTGCTGAAATATCGTACACATCAAGTTACTCGCTTTTAGGATTTGGGGGAAATCGCAAATTGATCAAAGGGAAGATCCTTGACCCATCATTATTCAAAGTTCTCTACGAAGTTGATGGTCATTGGGATAA GACCGTTCAAGTGAAGGATACAAAAAGTGGAGAAATCAGGGTGATATATGATGCAAAAGAAGTCATTTCAGGTCTCAAAACACCTATCATCAAGAATGCAGAG GGTGTGTTGACAAGTGAATCAGCTGTTGTTTGGGGCGAGTTGAGTGAAGCCATAATGAAGAATGAATGGGAGAAAgcaagagaagaaaaggaaggtgtggaagaaagagagaagaagatggTGAGAGAAAGAGGTATGAAAGGAGAAAGTTGGGTTCCTAAGAATTTTAGGGTGTCCTACAGCAAAGACACGAGAGAATGGAACTGTTCACCCATTCATAAATGGGTCCCTTTAGCCCCTATTATAGCTccctaa